In [Leptolyngbya] sp. PCC 7376, a genomic segment contains:
- a CDS encoding nuclease-related domain-containing protein — protein MTGFTGRAGQNVRQMANRRRWQAWRSFLWAALLPLFVVFSFPILALELGFILAISLVAIAVFGAISFVFRGLDLWEAANRADFGAQAEERVAEVLEALEPKGWQFQYGMKLDQGLGDADVVCVSPRKKAYVIDVKSHKGTVIFQEHRLHRRMGRTIYPFRKDFLQIVMKQALQVREKKQWSFVTPMLVFTRAQLAVSQKKIRGVYVIAQDDLVKRLQELG, from the coding sequence ATGACTGGTTTTACCGGTAGAGCGGGACAGAATGTTCGTCAGATGGCGAATCGGAGGCGCTGGCAGGCTTGGCGATCGTTTCTTTGGGCTGCGCTGCTACCGCTGTTTGTGGTCTTTTCATTCCCCATCTTGGCGCTGGAATTGGGCTTTATTCTTGCCATCTCTCTTGTGGCGATCGCCGTCTTTGGGGCTATTAGCTTTGTGTTTCGAGGCTTAGATCTTTGGGAAGCGGCTAATCGTGCTGACTTTGGTGCCCAGGCAGAAGAACGGGTCGCCGAAGTTCTCGAAGCTTTAGAACCGAAGGGCTGGCAATTTCAATATGGCATGAAACTTGATCAAGGCTTGGGGGACGCGGATGTCGTTTGTGTCTCACCCCGAAAAAAAGCCTATGTCATTGACGTAAAATCCCATAAAGGCACTGTCATTTTTCAGGAGCATCGCCTCCACCGTCGTATGGGTCGGACAATTTACCCGTTTAGAAAAGATTTTTTGCAAATTGTGATGAAACAAGCCCTACAAGTTAGGGAAAAAAAACAATGGAGTTTTGTTACTCCAATGTTAGTTTTTACAAGGGCACAATTAGCTGTTTCTCAGAAAAAAATTCGAGGTGTTTATGTTATTGCCCAAGATGATCTTGTAAAGAGATTACAAGAGCTGGGCTAG
- a CDS encoding CHAT domain-containing protein yields MFQDFQLSITHLGDNRYFLRTEKVAAGVPLAEEQVEWDVDYWLATAQNLMSDPLSRLLQGTGRLSAQNRLVTPDTDLAALSMTEVPTVATTLMEFGQQLHQALFVGSLRDSWSKAQAIAHNQNQILRLRLGFKEARLLSLPWEVINRIDVEDGEVESLTTGIETSFSRYHSKTQASSDAPSMDDVAEQTLKILMVLASPADQDRLELRQEASHLQSELDKETLSGMPPLELTILDNPGRQELTEMLEQGQYQVFHYAGHSNLGNSGGDIYLVNRETGLTEEFAGDDLAGLLVNNGVQFALFNSCHGADGIANYQAEGTSEQNLAQALVRRGIPAVLAMSAQIPDQVALTFTRLLYRNLHLGYPIDFSLGRVRQGLISAYGSHQLYWALPVLYMNPHFHGLLQHRPLNREGLAELLHISEAELAALSPEDEARLAIADLTTTGDDFLADESDESLFSPPSNLSSEAGEETAFIKNILAEISSDIQDIKEDKQTNKTDSEPKGLVLTSRAQANQFVRRYPWQIALGLVAVIAIGGGLLWQANRQRSIRIPVVETSIPQSENVELNSFSNETLLELARERKGDWSLLYRITTHLLDQEALPLARAILYDIANPDSADSAQLNFLKGRYAWHLILKDPVNNIDESSLDDVRRFWSTAYDADPQQPYYLYAAGFADYASGRYDAAVQTWTEVINLAMDDPPLLAQAYAGLALAFYQQAETQSGEPQQDSQSKAMKLRTSAYRTDPDGITVEALSQNWLWSETAIATWRELSDLK; encoded by the coding sequence ATGTTCCAAGACTTTCAATTATCGATTACACATCTGGGTGATAACCGTTATTTTCTCCGCACAGAAAAGGTGGCGGCTGGTGTACCCCTCGCAGAAGAACAGGTGGAATGGGATGTCGATTATTGGTTAGCCACAGCGCAAAATTTGATGAGTGATCCTCTCTCGCGGTTATTGCAGGGGACGGGTCGCCTGAGTGCGCAAAATCGTCTAGTGACGCCGGATACGGATCTTGCTGCGCTGAGTATGACGGAAGTGCCTACAGTGGCCACAACATTAATGGAGTTTGGGCAACAGCTCCATCAAGCTTTATTCGTGGGGAGTTTGCGGGATAGCTGGAGTAAAGCACAGGCGATCGCCCACAATCAAAACCAGATTTTACGATTGCGACTGGGATTCAAAGAAGCTCGGTTACTTAGTTTGCCTTGGGAAGTGATTAACCGTATTGATGTCGAGGATGGTGAAGTTGAAAGTTTGACCACAGGTATCGAAACTAGTTTTTCCCGTTATCACAGCAAAACCCAAGCCTCATCCGATGCCCCTTCCATGGATGATGTGGCAGAACAGACCCTCAAAATTTTAATGGTTTTGGCCAGCCCCGCTGATCAAGATCGTCTCGAATTGCGACAGGAAGCCTCCCATCTCCAGAGTGAACTCGATAAAGAAACTCTTTCTGGGATGCCTCCACTCGAACTCACTATTCTGGATAATCCTGGACGACAAGAGCTCACAGAAATGTTGGAGCAGGGTCAATATCAAGTGTTCCACTATGCGGGTCATAGCAACCTTGGTAATTCTGGTGGCGATATTTATTTAGTCAACCGTGAGACTGGCTTAACTGAGGAATTTGCCGGAGATGATCTGGCAGGATTACTGGTAAATAATGGCGTACAGTTTGCGTTATTTAATTCCTGTCATGGAGCTGATGGGATTGCCAATTACCAAGCAGAAGGCACCAGTGAACAAAATTTAGCGCAGGCTTTAGTGCGACGAGGCATCCCAGCGGTATTGGCGATGTCTGCACAAATTCCGGACCAAGTGGCCCTCACCTTTACGCGATTGCTTTACCGGAATCTCCATCTTGGCTATCCCATCGATTTTAGTTTGGGGCGAGTCAGACAGGGATTAATTTCGGCCTATGGATCTCACCAACTGTACTGGGCTTTGCCAGTGCTCTACATGAATCCTCATTTCCATGGGCTATTACAACATCGTCCCCTTAATCGTGAAGGCCTTGCGGAGCTGTTGCATATTTCCGAAGCTGAATTAGCCGCACTATCGCCAGAGGATGAAGCAAGGTTGGCGATCGCCGATCTGACGACTACGGGAGATGATTTTCTGGCAGATGAATCTGATGAATCATTATTTTCTCCCCCAAGTAATCTCTCCTCTGAAGCTGGCGAAGAAACAGCATTTATTAAAAATATTTTGGCGGAGATTAGCTCTGATATCCAAGATATTAAAGAAGACAAACAAACAAATAAAACAGACAGTGAACCAAAAGGTTTGGTGTTAACGTCTCGTGCCCAAGCGAATCAGTTTGTTAGGCGATACCCTTGGCAGATTGCTCTTGGTCTAGTAGCGGTGATCGCCATAGGGGGCGGCTTATTATGGCAAGCTAATCGTCAGCGCTCGATTAGAATTCCCGTTGTTGAAACTTCTATTCCCCAATCCGAAAATGTTGAATTAAACAGTTTCAGTAATGAAACATTGCTTGAGCTAGCACGGGAAAGAAAAGGAGATTGGTCATTGCTCTACCGCATCACAACTCATCTTCTCGACCAAGAAGCGTTGCCTTTAGCCCGTGCTATTTTGTATGACATCGCAAATCCTGATAGCGCAGATAGTGCTCAACTCAATTTTCTGAAAGGCCGTTATGCTTGGCACTTGATTCTGAAAGATCCAGTTAATAATATCGATGAATCAAGTTTGGATGATGTGCGACGGTTTTGGTCAACAGCTTATGACGCAGATCCCCAGCAACCTTACTATCTCTACGCCGCAGGTTTCGCCGATTATGCTTCAGGTCGATATGATGCCGCAGTGCAAACTTGGACAGAAGTCATTAATCTGGCGATGGATGATCCACCACTTTTGGCACAGGCTTATGCTGGTTTAGCCTTGGCTTTTTATCAGCAGGCTGAAACACAATCCGGTGAGCCACAGCAAGATTCTCAGAGTAAAGCGATGAAATTGCGGACGAGTGCCTATCGCACTGATCCAGACGGTATTACCGTTGAGGCGTTGAGTCAAAATTGGTTGTGGTCTGAGACGGCGATCGCCACATGGCGTGAATTGAGTGACCTTAAGTGA
- a CDS encoding CHASE2 domain-containing protein, which translates to MWHRIKEFGWNWRGVLVTTPAIATLVWVLRLSGALQFVELAAYDQFVRWQPSEPLDDRILIVGIEAGYTSQPDAVYAELLSKLQDLEPRLIGLDIYRDIPIDPGHDDLVAVFKKYDNIFGIEKIVGENDTQTVPPPETLAEKDQVGFNDLVTDDDARIRRSLLTVEDETGKDHYALNLLMAGLYLQEEGISIGADEETGWYKLGDVVLEPLDSNSGSYTGVDNGGYQIFINYRGAAGSFAQVTMSEILSGQVPPELVRDRIVLIGDVTEVSKDLFPVPYTLTAKQRMPGVEIHAHMASQLISAVLDDRPLMRSWVEWQEALWIIFWTGIGASLAWGLRNTGQGKAWSWERLIGIGFVAMVLVGSTYGALLSGLWLPIVSPGLGLFLSAVAITGFIARSAGQIRNTFGRYLSDEIVATLLESPEGLKLGGERRTITILTSDLRGFTGISERLDPEEVVKLLNLYLSDMADVITDYMGTIDEFMGDGILVLFGAPLPRADDPERAIACAVAMQLALSAVNEKIQAFGLAPFEMGIGVHTGDVVVGNIGSEKRAKYGVVGSQVNLTYRIESYTTGGQILISERTYNLLEDILEIRGTQQVSPKGVKEPITIYQVGGIKGKYNLRLPEIVEEFCPVPEAIAVKFSVLQGKDIVSELNYAEIWQLSEREAYLRLHTTNGAMPPKALANLKLNFAAPAHNDLSDDFYAKVIANPNLAAPDFQIKFTMRPPQIHTEFSQLYSQAQEAENLASSSQ; encoded by the coding sequence GTGTGGCATCGCATTAAAGAATTTGGTTGGAATTGGCGCGGTGTCCTCGTAACGACCCCGGCGATCGCCACATTGGTGTGGGTATTAAGACTGAGTGGAGCTCTACAGTTTGTGGAGTTGGCTGCCTATGATCAATTTGTACGTTGGCAACCATCCGAACCCTTAGATGATCGCATTTTAATCGTTGGTATTGAAGCTGGTTATACGTCTCAGCCTGATGCCGTTTATGCTGAGTTGCTGTCCAAGCTACAGGATTTGGAACCTCGCCTGATTGGACTGGATATTTACCGCGATATTCCGATTGATCCAGGCCATGATGATCTCGTTGCTGTTTTCAAGAAATACGACAATATTTTTGGTATTGAGAAAATCGTTGGAGAAAACGATACCCAGACTGTTCCCCCTCCGGAAACCCTAGCTGAAAAAGACCAAGTTGGGTTTAATGATCTGGTGACTGATGATGATGCACGTATTCGTCGGTCATTGCTCACGGTGGAAGATGAAACAGGCAAAGATCATTATGCGCTGAATCTATTGATGGCAGGACTCTATTTGCAAGAAGAGGGCATTTCCATCGGAGCGGATGAAGAGACTGGCTGGTATAAACTTGGTGATGTTGTCCTAGAGCCTTTAGATAGCAATAGTGGTAGTTACACTGGTGTTGATAATGGTGGCTATCAGATCTTTATTAATTATCGCGGTGCAGCAGGTTCATTTGCACAAGTGACAATGTCAGAAATTCTCTCTGGACAAGTGCCACCAGAACTTGTGCGTGATCGTATTGTTTTAATTGGGGATGTGACGGAAGTCAGCAAGGATTTATTTCCTGTTCCCTATACTTTGACCGCAAAGCAGCGAATGCCTGGTGTAGAAATCCATGCTCATATGGCAAGTCAATTGATCAGTGCGGTTTTAGATGATCGTCCATTAATGCGGAGTTGGGTGGAGTGGCAGGAGGCGTTGTGGATTATTTTCTGGACAGGGATTGGTGCATCTTTGGCATGGGGTTTACGAAATACGGGTCAGGGAAAGGCTTGGTCCTGGGAGCGTTTGATTGGTATTGGTTTCGTTGCCATGGTGCTGGTTGGTAGTACCTATGGGGCCTTGCTCTCGGGATTATGGCTACCCATTGTATCGCCAGGGCTAGGACTGTTTTTATCGGCAGTGGCAATTACTGGATTTATTGCGCGCTCTGCTGGGCAAATTCGGAATACGTTTGGGCGATACCTCAGCGACGAAATTGTGGCGACACTCCTCGAAAGTCCAGAAGGTTTAAAGCTTGGGGGAGAGCGGCGAACAATTACGATTTTGACATCAGATTTGCGAGGCTTTACGGGAATTTCAGAACGTCTTGATCCTGAGGAAGTGGTGAAGTTACTCAATCTTTATTTGAGTGACATGGCCGATGTGATCACGGATTATATGGGGACGATCGATGAGTTTATGGGTGATGGCATTCTGGTTTTATTTGGAGCGCCGTTACCTCGTGCTGATGACCCTGAACGGGCGATCGCCTGTGCGGTTGCAATGCAATTGGCTTTAAGTGCCGTGAATGAAAAAATTCAGGCATTTGGTTTAGCACCGTTTGAAATGGGGATTGGGGTACATACCGGTGATGTGGTCGTTGGTAATATTGGGTCTGAAAAGCGCGCGAAATACGGCGTTGTCGGTAGCCAAGTGAATTTAACCTACCGGATCGAGTCCTATACAACGGGTGGACAGATCCTCATTTCGGAACGCACCTATAATCTTTTGGAAGACATTCTCGAAATTCGTGGGACGCAACAGGTTTCTCCAAAAGGTGTAAAAGAGCCGATTACGATCTATCAAGTGGGAGGTATCAAGGGCAAATATAATTTGCGACTCCCAGAGATTGTGGAAGAGTTTTGTCCAGTGCCCGAGGCGATCGCCGTTAAATTTTCTGTCCTACAGGGCAAAGATATTGTGTCAGAGTTGAATTACGCTGAGATTTGGCAACTCTCAGAACGGGAAGCCTATTTGCGATTGCACACAACCAATGGTGCGATGCCCCCAAAAGCTTTAGCAAATCTCAAACTGAATTTTGCAGCGCCTGCCCATAACGATTTAAGCGATGATTTTTACGCAAAAGTGATCGCCAATCCTAACCTTGCAGCACCTGATTTTCAAATTAAATTTACGATGCGTCCGCCACAAATTCACACTGAATTTTCGCAACTTTATTCGCAAGCGCAGGAAGCTGAGAATCTCGCTTCTTCTTCTCAATAA
- a CDS encoding glyoxalase superfamily protein: protein MTEEIIPILWVENAKEAAKWYSRLDFIVEGEHQFEPNFPIYMFLRRGKNAIHLSEHQGDATPNSLVYLYVENIDEIATEFEVSIKQQPWGREIHLSDPDGNHLRLGQSQSD from the coding sequence ATGACTGAAGAAATAATCCCCATTCTCTGGGTCGAGAATGCCAAGGAAGCAGCAAAATGGTATTCACGTCTAGATTTCATCGTCGAAGGGGAACATCAATTCGAACCAAATTTTCCGATTTATATGTTTCTGCGTCGTGGAAAAAATGCCATTCATCTCTCTGAACATCAAGGTGATGCAACGCCTAATTCGCTTGTGTATCTTTATGTCGAAAATATTGATGAGATTGCAACGGAGTTTGAAGTTTCAATCAAACAACAACCTTGGGGGCGAGAGATTCATTTAAGTGATCCAGACGGTAATCATTTACGTCTCGGACAGTCCCAGTCAGATTAA
- a CDS encoding ABC transporter substrate-binding protein produces the protein MQNLKTKLTISLLTLSLVVGCSQTPDVEVSTANTSSNTAEVTETNPSETATANKIVALTSLSADIIHRLDESKLVGIPGSRLLAQNPAFSELPKVSEGRTPPSIEKIVALKPDLVIGAVGFHDQILEKLTALGIETIAAEVPNWQALEDLTTNIAEKIDADPTALLAEYAAFLPENPTETEATLVLVSNQPIMAPNRDSWAGDLLEQFAINNLVAELQGNSPQQGYITLSPEKILEANPEILILVDVGDDSIEQLQAAPFWGDLNAVKNERVYTFDYYGLVNPGGIDAIQVAAEQLQNITAAVN, from the coding sequence ATGCAGAACCTAAAAACAAAACTCACGATTAGCTTACTCACGTTGTCCCTTGTGGTTGGCTGTAGTCAAACACCGGATGTCGAAGTATCCACTGCCAATACATCTTCCAATACGGCCGAAGTCACTGAGACAAACCCTTCTGAGACTGCCACTGCGAACAAAATTGTAGCCCTAACCTCTCTCTCTGCCGATATCATTCACCGCCTTGATGAGAGTAAGTTAGTCGGCATTCCCGGTAGTCGTCTCCTCGCCCAAAATCCTGCCTTTAGTGAACTGCCAAAAGTTAGCGAAGGGCGTACTCCTCCGAGTATCGAAAAAATTGTTGCCCTTAAACCAGATCTTGTTATTGGTGCGGTGGGATTCCATGATCAGATCCTCGAAAAGCTCACCGCATTAGGCATTGAAACGATTGCTGCGGAGGTTCCTAACTGGCAAGCGCTCGAAGATCTCACCACTAACATTGCCGAAAAGATTGATGCTGACCCTACAGCACTTTTAGCTGAATATGCAGCTTTTCTCCCTGAAAATCCCACCGAAACAGAGGCGACTTTAGTACTCGTCAGCAATCAACCAATCATGGCGCCAAACCGCGACAGTTGGGCCGGAGATCTACTCGAACAATTTGCGATCAATAACCTCGTCGCTGAACTTCAAGGCAATAGTCCTCAACAGGGTTACATCACCCTTTCTCCGGAAAAAATTCTCGAAGCCAACCCCGAAATCTTAATTTTGGTCGATGTGGGGGATGATTCGATTGAGCAATTGCAGGCTGCTCCTTTTTGGGGCGATCTCAACGCAGTTAAAAATGAGCGGGTTTACACTTTTGATTATTACGGACTCGTCAATCCGGGAGGTATTGATGCGATTCAAGTTGCCGCTGAGCAATTGCAAAACATCACAGCAGCAGTCAATTAA
- a CDS encoding VOC family protein produces the protein MSAQFRHIMLMVKDVAAAVQFYHEGLGLPIKVQSPGWAEIEANGATIAFHGAAEAPQTGSSPILSFTVDDVHQAIANLETLGGKLEGRVREPSFGKVAAVRSPQGHLVSLLQPVAQPTTV, from the coding sequence ATGTCTGCTCAATTTCGTCACATTATGCTCATGGTCAAAGATGTCGCGGCGGCGGTGCAGTTTTATCACGAAGGTCTCGGTTTACCGATCAAAGTGCAAAGTCCTGGCTGGGCTGAAATCGAAGCCAATGGCGCCACCATCGCCTTTCATGGTGCTGCGGAAGCGCCTCAAACGGGTAGCTCTCCTATCCTCAGCTTCACTGTCGATGATGTACATCAGGCGATCGCCAACCTAGAGACCCTTGGCGGCAAATTAGAAGGCCGAGTCCGCGAACCATCTTTCGGGAAAGTTGCCGCTGTTCGCAGCCCCCAAGGTCACTTAGTCAGCTTGCTACAGCCTGTCGCGCAGCCTACCACTGTTTAG
- a CDS encoding TonB-dependent hemoglobin/transferrin/lactoferrin family receptor, whose amino-acid sequence MKPFSTQLTLSLISCLPILTCGAMGVIASPTPLIAQAEDIQTVTAISFEPWEGGYEVIFETSDGEPLNIDAGLFRRDGNDFVTIIENATLALDEADSFASANPTEDISEVSVIQLTDTSLEVRVMGIDTPPTTEVSLRSSYLAYVLNPGDVAIADQEITILGTRNPRPVALTPNFVTVIDSDDLDRTLSQDLRDAFRYEPNVSVGNNRRFGLQDVRIRGLGGNRVLLLNDGIRLPSLFSFGTPSLGRDYVDIESLQQIEIGRGPASSLFGSDALAGIVNFRTLEPSDLLDKKPGQDWVSRISSTYETVDKSWQTSGVTAFAYDNLEFLLGYTRRDGYEARVPNDNEFVDDLYTSRDNFLGKVNVNLNEESSLSLTTEIFESNFSYQVAPIIAENLLGPRGFIGQDERTDTDFFRNRYSLAYRYNSETEDGFLDAARFQFYYQDAGTDEFRLQNFLNPTGTERRIRNLNNTFDDDIIGIDLQLQSIFNIGKARNTLTYGVDFSNTSNERIRDGLETRFDAAGNLTLSSNQVGSDSFPVKDFPDSNTSRIGVFVQNELELSDKFTLLPGFRFDSYELTTQSDELFENNSPEAQSADFSDSSFSPNLGFVWQTSPKLAVVGRYARGFRGPLYSEINAGFTNLSSPFFRYKTLSNPNLRPETSDTFELGIRSEMDRGSLSLTGFYTKYNNFIETFASAGVEIDAQTGAPIFPFPGSPTVAPILLFQSQNIGDARTYGLEVAGEYRFSDADHGFSVIGSLGWTVGDDLDSDQPLESVDPIKAVLGLRYSGKDDRWGTELVTTFVGEPRLADNRPDDAFTPDAYTVVDLLGYYNINEDVKLNFGVFNLFDTEYFQYSDVQTLVNGSEPEDISRFAQPGISLRAGLSWQF is encoded by the coding sequence ATGAAACCCTTTTCTACTCAGCTCACCCTGAGCCTCATTAGCTGTTTGCCTATCCTCACTTGTGGTGCAATGGGGGTAATCGCCTCCCCAACCCCTTTAATTGCCCAGGCAGAAGACATTCAGACGGTCACTGCCATCAGTTTCGAGCCATGGGAAGGCGGTTATGAAGTCATTTTTGAAACCAGCGATGGTGAACCACTAAATATTGATGCAGGTTTATTTCGTCGTGATGGCAATGATTTTGTGACCATCATTGAGAACGCAACACTTGCTTTAGACGAAGCCGACAGTTTTGCTAGTGCCAATCCCACCGAAGATATCTCTGAAGTGAGTGTCATCCAACTGACAGACACTAGCCTTGAAGTCAGAGTAATGGGGATCGATACACCGCCAACAACCGAGGTTTCTTTACGTTCCAGTTATCTCGCCTATGTTCTGAATCCAGGCGATGTGGCGATCGCCGACCAGGAAATCACAATTTTAGGTACGAGAAACCCAAGACCGGTTGCGCTTACACCGAACTTTGTCACCGTGATTGATAGTGATGATTTAGATCGGACTTTGAGTCAAGACTTAAGAGATGCTTTCCGCTACGAACCTAACGTCTCTGTCGGTAATAACCGTCGCTTTGGTCTCCAAGATGTCCGGATTCGAGGTCTAGGCGGTAACCGAGTTTTACTTTTGAATGATGGTATTCGTCTGCCAAGCTTATTTAGTTTTGGTACACCAAGCCTTGGTCGAGATTACGTCGACATCGAAAGTTTGCAGCAAATTGAAATTGGCCGTGGCCCTGCATCATCACTCTTTGGTAGTGATGCCCTTGCTGGGATCGTTAATTTCCGTACCCTTGAGCCTTCAGATTTATTAGACAAAAAACCTGGCCAGGATTGGGTTAGCCGAATTTCCAGCACTTATGAAACAGTTGATAAGAGTTGGCAGACTTCTGGTGTTACAGCTTTTGCCTATGACAATTTAGAATTCTTACTCGGCTACACCCGTCGTGATGGATACGAAGCTCGTGTGCCCAACGACAATGAATTCGTGGATGATCTCTACACCAGCCGCGATAACTTCTTAGGGAAAGTCAATGTAAACCTCAACGAAGAATCTAGTCTTTCTTTAACAACAGAAATCTTTGAGAGTAACTTCAGTTATCAAGTCGCTCCAATTATTGCTGAAAACCTCCTTGGACCACGGGGCTTTATTGGTCAAGACGAAAGAACTGATACTGATTTCTTCCGTAATCGCTACAGCTTAGCCTATCGCTACAACAGCGAGACAGAGGATGGATTCCTTGATGCAGCACGTTTCCAGTTCTACTACCAAGATGCAGGTACTGATGAATTCCGTTTACAGAATTTCCTCAATCCCACTGGCACGGAACGTCGCATCCGGAATTTAAACAATACTTTTGATGACGATATTATTGGTATCGATCTCCAACTCCAAAGTATTTTCAATATCGGTAAAGCTCGTAATACTTTGACCTATGGTGTTGATTTCTCCAACACAAGCAACGAGAGAATTCGAGATGGTCTTGAAACGCGTTTTGATGCTGCGGGGAATCTCACTCTAAGTTCTAATCAGGTTGGCTCGGATAGTTTTCCAGTGAAAGACTTCCCTGACTCGAATACTTCCCGTATTGGTGTTTTTGTTCAGAATGAGTTGGAATTATCAGATAAATTCACGTTGCTACCAGGTTTCCGATTTGATAGCTATGAGCTAACAACCCAATCGGATGAGCTGTTTGAAAACAATAGCCCTGAGGCACAGTCAGCGGACTTTAGTGATTCGTCTTTCTCGCCTAACCTTGGTTTTGTCTGGCAAACCTCTCCAAAGCTTGCTGTTGTCGGTCGTTATGCTCGTGGTTTCCGGGGTCCGCTCTACAGCGAAATCAATGCTGGTTTCACGAATTTGTCTAGCCCTTTCTTCCGTTATAAGACCCTATCCAATCCTAATTTGAGACCAGAAACTAGCGACACGTTTGAGCTGGGTATTCGTAGCGAAATGGATCGTGGGAGTTTGAGTTTGACTGGCTTCTATACGAAGTACAACAACTTTATTGAAACTTTTGCTAGCGCTGGTGTTGAAATTGACGCACAGACTGGTGCTCCTATCTTTCCATTTCCTGGTAGCCCAACAGTCGCACCGATTCTACTATTCCAATCTCAGAATATCGGTGATGCACGTACCTATGGTTTAGAAGTAGCAGGTGAATATCGCTTTAGTGATGCTGACCATGGTTTCAGTGTTATTGGTAGTTTAGGTTGGACAGTGGGTGATGACCTTGATTCTGACCAGCCTCTTGAGAGTGTTGACCCGATTAAGGCTGTTCTAGGTCTGCGTTACAGCGGCAAGGATGACCGTTGGGGTACAGAACTCGTGACAACGTTTGTTGGGGAACCTCGTTTAGCTGATAATCGCCCTGATGATGCGTTTACTCCTGATGCTTATACCGTCGTCGATCTACTGGGCTACTACAACATCAATGAGGATGTGAAGTTAAATTTCGGGGTCTTTAATCTCTTTGATACGGAATACTTCCAATACTCTGATGTGCAAACGTTGGTGAACGGATCAGAGCCAGAGGATATTAGCCGTTTTGCGCAGCCGGGAATTAGTTTACGGGCTGGTTTGAGCTGGCAATTTTAG
- a CDS encoding ABC transporter ATP-binding protein, which produces MSFSSETTPQTPDSVVEEQRPLLNAQHLSGGYGKKAIVQDINLSLRQGEWLTLVGANGSGKSTLLRLLCRILSPLKGVVRLDGKAIQQQSPQAIARKLAILPQQSLAPSGLTVRQLVGLGRSPHQDWWQWELNAADQEQISWALEKTNLSNYGDRPVEQLSGGERQRAFLALALAQDPKVLVLDEPTTFLDVHYQLELLELLKTLNHEQNLTIITVLHEINLATRYSDRVAMIKQGKLFALGAPKQVVTPENLRIGFGVEAVTIDTPVGMQVCILSPA; this is translated from the coding sequence ATGAGTTTTTCTAGTGAAACAACGCCCCAAACTCCCGATTCCGTTGTGGAAGAACAACGCCCTCTGCTGAACGCGCAGCATTTAAGTGGTGGCTATGGCAAAAAGGCAATTGTTCAAGATATCAATCTCAGTTTGCGTCAAGGGGAATGGCTGACTTTAGTGGGGGCAAATGGCTCTGGGAAGTCAACGTTATTGCGATTGCTCTGTCGAATTTTGTCACCTCTGAAAGGGGTTGTGCGTTTGGATGGCAAAGCGATTCAACAGCAATCTCCTCAGGCGATCGCCCGCAAATTAGCGATATTACCGCAACAATCCCTCGCGCCTAGCGGTTTAACGGTGCGGCAATTGGTTGGCCTCGGACGATCACCCCATCAGGATTGGTGGCAGTGGGAACTCAATGCAGCGGATCAAGAGCAAATTTCTTGGGCTCTAGAAAAAACCAATCTCTCCAACTATGGCGATCGCCCAGTAGAACAGCTTTCCGGTGGAGAAAGACAACGCGCTTTTCTCGCCCTCGCGTTGGCGCAAGATCCCAAAGTTTTAGTTTTGGATGAACCGACCACCTTCCTTGATGTGCACTACCAACTCGAACTTTTAGAACTCCTAAAAACCCTTAACCATGAACAAAATCTCACCATTATCACCGTGCTACACGAGATCAACCTCGCCACCCGCTATAGTGATCGCGTTGCCATGATCAAACAGGGTAAACTCTTTGCCCTTGGGGCACCCAAACAAGTGGTTACCCCCGAAAACCTCAGAATTGGTTTCGGCGTAGAAGCAGTCACCATTGATACCCCTGTGGGTATGCAGGTCTGTATCCTCTCGCCAGCCTAG